Genomic window (Mycoplasma sp. NEAQ87857):
TAAGAAAAATAATGACACTTGCACTATTTTTAGTATTAATATTGTTTTTCAATATTTATATAATTTGGTTTTTAAGATTTCTAATGCTTCCATAAATAAATTATAAATTAATCATCAACAAAATATTAACAATTAAATATTTTGAACAAATTATTAATAAATTTAATTTATAAAATCACTTTCTTATTAAATAAATCTTCTTGATTTGAAGTTAAATGGTGTGATACAAAAATAATAGTTTTATCAAGAGATAAAATTTTATTTAAAATATCATCCCGATTTTCTTTATCTAAATTACTTAAAACTTCATCTAATAAAAATACTGGTTTATCAATATAAAAAGCACTTGCAAGTTTGATTCTTTGCACTTGACCTTCTGAAAGATTACTAACATCAACATTTGTTTCATCTTCGATGAAATTAATGTTGAATAACTCTTTAAGTTGATTGATTTTTTCAACTGAATAGTTTGTTTCTTGAGCTGCAATAATTTGGTTTAAACTAGGATATTCAAGTAATTGAATATCTTTATTAACTAAAGTAAATAAATTAGCTAAATCAGTTTCTTGTTCATATAAAGTGTTATTAATTTTTATGGTTCCACTAGTAGGATCTAAGTAATTCATCATTAAATTAATTAAAGTTGATTTACCTTTACCACTAGTTCCTTTAATTAAGACTTTATCATTAGCATTAATAGTTAAATTAAAATCTTGGAATATGCTTTTTTCTTGATAATTAAAGTTTAAATTTTGAATGCTTAATTGATCAAAATGATCAAAAGCTAAAGCTTTTTTATCAAATAATTCACTAAAGAATTCTTTAGCTTTATTATCAAATTCTTTCACTGTATTAATAAACATATAGTTATTAATTAAAGCATCTAAATAACCTACATAAGTTGCAAAATTAATTACTAAAACAATTAATACACTTAAATCAACATATCCTTTAACATATAAAACTAGCGAAACAACAAAAGTAATTATGAAAGCAAATTTATTTAAAAATTTTGAACCTTCACCAAAGAGTTTTGTTTTCATTACTACTTTATTGTACATTTTAACAATTGGTGAAGTTTGTTCTTGATATAAATGGTCAAAATATACAGTTTTATTATTGTTTAAAAAGACGTTTTGTACTTGAGTAAACGCAATAACTTTTCCCATTCATTTTTCTGCAATTTTTGATTCTTTAACTTTTTGTTTAGGGATAGCTCTAACTACTAAATAAATCTTAATTGGTAAGATAATTAATGACACAATAAAAATAATTCCCATTACTTTTGGTGCTATAGTTCCATAAATAATTAAAGTACCAGCAATAGAAACTATTGAGCTAACAATTAATAAAAACTGAGCAGTATTAACTGCAACATTAAAAGCATCAGTATGGAAAAGGTTAAGAATTTTATCTTTACCTACTTTGTTTAAACTCTTTTGATGTTTTTGCAAAATAGTTTTATATCACTCAAGCGTTAAAATATTTTTGTATTTAGTAATTACACTATAAGCAACATATTCTTCTAAAGTATTTGAAAAAATAATAATTATAAAAGAACATAAATATAATACAATTCAAATTAAAAAATCATTATTTACACTTGCTGTATTTCAACTAATTAAAAATTGATTTAATAAAAATAATTGTAAAGCAGCTACTAAAGCATTAAAAGTTGCAACTAAAAGTAAAGGAATTGATAAATGATATAGTTTTAAAAACTTTTTAAGATAGTAATTCATTTATTTTTCCTCCTTCTAATTTATAAACTTTATTAAATTTATCTTTATCTAATTCTTTTATAGTGTGTGAAATTAGAATAATAGTTTTATTGCTTTTTACTAAAGCATCATAAATAATTGCAGCATTACTTGGGTCAATATTACTTAAAGATTCATCAAATAATAAAATATCTTTATCACTCATTAAAGCACGAATGATTGCTAATCTTTGTATTTGGCCAAGTGAATATTGTAAATTGGTTAAATCAACCATTTCATTTACATCTAATTGTTCTAAATTAAATTCTTTTAATAAACTAATTGCATCATTAATTTTATGCTTGTCTCCAAGAATTAAATTATTCATTAAAGTATCTTCATAGAAATTAATTTCTGAGCTAGAAACATAGTAATTTTTATAAATGTCTTTAATTTCTTGCTCGTTTATTGGCACATCATTAAACACATAACTACCATTATTTAAATTATTAACTCCTAATAAAATATCAAATAATGAACTTTTACCAACTCCACTTTCTCCATAAATCAAGACTTTGTCCCCTTGATTAATGTTTAAGTTAGCTTGGTTAAAAATAGTTTTATTATCATATCCAAAATCAATATCAATTAAATTTAAACTTTTTAGTTTATTAATATTTTTGTCAATCAAAGCAAATTTATGATCATAACTTAAATCTGGATGAAGAGTTTTAAGAAAATCATTAAGTGCTCCATTGAAAGCTCTTAGGCTAAAAATTCCACCAAATAAAGACTCTACTGAATCTACTAAAGTTTTACTTTGATTAATAATTAAAACTAAAATCGCAAAATCAATATATGGAGTTTTAAAGATTAAAATAATACTAATCATTAAAATTAAAATGAATGATAAACTCGCTAATGTTCCTTCAATTAATTTTAAATAAGCTTCACTTTTAATCATTTTATGTAAATATTTATTATTTAAATCCTTCACTAAATTAGTAGTTTTTGTAAAAACTTTATCGTTAATTCCTAGTACATTAGCACTGTAAATTAATTCTGCAGCTTCATTTTGGACTTGCATTTCATTATTGAAGTAGTCATTGACATTAGCTACCATGTTTTGCATTAATCCATTCAAGAATAAGCTTACTAATAAAAATACTAAAGAAATTGGAATTAAATAACTTAAAGTAATTGGAGCGACAAGTCCAATACCAATAGTTAAAGCAATAGTTTTACCTAAAGATGAAAATAAATTAATGAAATTATTTACTATACTAGAACCAACAACTTCTGTTACTTTGGTTAATACAGTTAATTTATCTCCTTCTTTTATTTCTCTAAACATTTTTAGCCCTTTATTAGTAAAAATGTTAAAAAGATTTCTTTGAATTAAAAGTCTAAATTTATTATTTAATTTTAATTTTAAAAACATGACAATTGATGCAAAAACCAATATTAATGTATTTAAAGCTAAGAATAAAGCAAAATAAATAACAAATTTACTATCGCTAAACAAAGTCAATGCTAAGTTATTTTTTAATAAATCAACAAATATTTTAAAAACATATGGATAAAACCCAAAAGCAAGCACTTCTAAGAAAACCACAAAAAGAATTATTGAAATTTCTTTTTTAAAATATTTTAATAATAGTTTCATTTTTTCCTTTCTTTTTAAAAAAATAACCATTTATGCAATGTGGTACATAAATGGCTATCCTTAATACTGAATTATACTTTTTAAAACACTTAAATCATTATCACTGATATTAAAAATATTTTTATAATCTATATTTTCATTAATTAGTATACTAATTAATTTTAATTGTTCTTTTATAAAAATAATGTATTTTTCAATATTAAATTTTGTTCCAATATTTAATAATAGTGACAATACACCAAATAATCCTTTTTCGGTAGTTAATTTGTTCGATTGAGCATTGATAAAGGAATCTAATATTTCAAATAAGATTTCTTTGCTCTTTTGATTTTTGAATTTAAGATGATGAACATAGAAAATAAATGCTAAACCAGCAATTCCATCATAAATATATGGTGAATAATTATCTTTAGTTTTGATTGCTAAAGACCCATTAATGTTAATCACTTTTTTATCATAAGTTTCTTTTAGTAAATTAAATAATTCTTCTTGATTATTGTCGGATAAAACTTTAGTAAAAAGCTCTATTCAATCTTTTGAAAAACCTTTTAATTCTTTACTATCAAATCCAACATATATTCTAGTTATCATTAGAAAATTACTTGAAATAGTAAAAGAATTGTTTTTAATTCTTAAATTAACCTTTTTGTCTTTAAAAATTAATTTAGTTTTGTCATTTGATCAATCAATATCCACTAAATCCATAACTCAATTATTAATATTTAAATAATAATTAAGTTTTTTATCTCATCAAATTTGTTTTGATGCTTGATAATTATTTAATGTAGAAATAAATGAATCATATGATTCTCAATTTAGATCACTATCATTTAAGTATTTTAAATTATTAATTTTTTCAACTTGCTCTTGATATGATAGTTTTTGCTCAAATAATAAATCTAAAATTACTTCTAAGAAATTTATAGGTAATTTAAAATTAACAAATAATTTTTCTCAATATTTTTCAACTATTTCTTGATTAATTTCTTTTTGTAAAAGCGATTTATCAAAACTTAATAATTCTAAAAATAATAAACCTAATTTAACTTTCTTTATATCTTTGCCAAAATAATTAATATTTAAGTCATTTAAAATAAAATCTTTTAAATTTTCTTTATTATTAACTTTTTCATCAAAAATCAATTGATCTAGATCA
Coding sequences:
- a CDS encoding ABC transporter ATP-binding protein, translated to MNYYLKKFLKLYHLSIPLLLVATFNALVAALQLFLLNQFLISWNTASVNNDFLIWIVLYLCSFIIIIFSNTLEEYVAYSVITKYKNILTLEWYKTILQKHQKSLNKVGKDKILNLFHTDAFNVAVNTAQFLLIVSSIVSIAGTLIIYGTIAPKVMGIIFIVSLIILPIKIYLVVRAIPKQKVKESKIAEKWMGKVIAFTQVQNVFLNNNKTVYFDHLYQEQTSPIVKMYNKVVMKTKLFGEGSKFLNKFAFIITFVVSLVLYVKGYVDLSVLIVLVINFATYVGYLDALINNYMFINTVKEFDNKAKEFFSELFDKKALAFDHFDQLSIQNLNFNYQEKSIFQDFNLTINANDKVLIKGTSGKGKSTLINLMMNYLDPTSGTIKINNTLYEQETDLANLFTLVNKDIQLLEYPSLNQIIAAQETNYSVEKINQLKELFNINFIEDETNVDVSNLSEGQVQRIKLASAFYIDKPVFLLDEVLSNLDKENRDDILNKILSLDKTIIFVSHHLTSNQEDLFNKKVIL
- a CDS encoding ABC transporter ATP-binding protein, which encodes MKLLLKYFKKEISIILFVVFLEVLAFGFYPYVFKIFVDLLKNNLALTLFSDSKFVIYFALFLALNTLILVFASIVMFLKLKLNNKFRLLIQRNLFNIFTNKGLKMFREIKEGDKLTVLTKVTEVVGSSIVNNFINLFSSLGKTIALTIGIGLVAPITLSYLIPISLVFLLVSLFLNGLMQNMVANVNDYFNNEMQVQNEAAELIYSANVLGINDKVFTKTTNLVKDLNNKYLHKMIKSEAYLKLIEGTLASLSFILILMISIILIFKTPYIDFAILVLIINQSKTLVDSVESLFGGIFSLRAFNGALNDFLKTLHPDLSYDHKFALIDKNINKLKSLNLIDIDFGYDNKTIFNQANLNINQGDKVLIYGESGVGKSSLFDILLGVNNLNNGSYVFNDVPINEQEIKDIYKNYYVSSSEINFYEDTLMNNLILGDKHKINDAISLLKEFNLEQLDVNEMVDLTNLQYSLGQIQRLAIIRALMSDKDILLFDESLSNIDPSNAAIIYDALVKSNKTIILISHTIKELDKDKFNKVYKLEGGKINELLS